The window TATGGCGAGTCTCGCGACGGGCAATATTCCGTTCGCCTTTTTGCCAGCGCTCATGTTTGTTTTAGCGGGTATTACTGCGTTCTCAACCGGTACTAGCTGGGGCACGTTCGGTATCATGTTGCCGATTGCTGCGGATATGGCGATGGGAAGTCACACTGGCATGATGTTACCTATGCTTGCTTCTGTGCTGGCGGGCGCGGTATTTGGCGATCACTGTTCACCGATTTCCGATACCACGATTTTGTCGTCTACGGGCGCGAGTTGTCACCATATCGACCATGTGGTCACTCAGCTACCGTATGCATTGATTGCGGCGTTTATTAGCTTAACGGGTTATGTCGTACTTGGATTTACTGAGTCAGTCGTCGCAGGTTTAGTGGCCTGTAGTGTGGTGTTTGTGGTTAGCATCATAGTGCTAAAAATCAAATCTAAAGGCGCAATTAGCTAAACCTTAATTGAAGCCTTTCCACTGCTACAAATAAATCAGCCAGCATTATGCTGGCTGATTTTTTTGGTTAACGCTCTATCTCTATCTCTATCTTTAACCTAATCGCATTAAGGCTATCAACATTGAATTTAAAGTGCCTGTTGCTTAGGTTTTTTGTAGCTTAAAGTGTTTGGTCTAGCCCGCGGCGTTTAAGCAATCCTTGTGTCGTTGGCTCTTGTCCACGGAAGTTTTTGTAGGCTTCCATTGGCGCTATGCTATTACCCACTTCTCTGATTGTTTTGCGGTACTTCATGCCGATTTCACGATTGAGGCCGCCTTGGGTTTGCACATAGGCAAAGGCATCCGCCGCTAAAATCTCACTCCACATATAAGCGTAATAACTTGCCGAGTAACCACCGGGGAAGGCGTGGGCAAAGTAGGTCGATTTATAGCGTGGCGGCACGGCGCTGATGTTTAAGCCGTGCTTTTTCAGGGCATTGGCTTCAAAGGTGGCCACATCTTGCAGTGGTGCATCTGGGCTTAATGAATGCCACTCCATATCCACTAATGCGGCGGCCATGTATTCCAGTGTGTCGAATCCTTGGTTAAAGCTGCCAGATTTCAGCAGTTTTTGCAGCAATTCGTCGGGAATGGGTTTGCCGGTTTCATAGTGTTTCGCGTAGTTGGCCAACACTTTTGGATGGGCCGCCCAATCCTCTTCGAAGGTTGATGGGAATTCGACAAAGTCGCGGGAAACCGAAGTGCCCGCCAGACTTGGATATGTCACTTTGGAGAACATGCCGTGGGTGCCGTGGCCCATTTCATGGAACATGGTGGTGACTTCGTTATAGCTGACGAAGGTCGGTTGTCCCTCTGGCGCCTTCTTAATGTTCATTACGTTGACGACCACAGGTTTAGTACCTTCAAGGAAGGATTGGCCTACAAACGAACTCATCCAAGCGCCGCCACGTTTACCTTCACGGGCAAAATAGTCGGCGTAGAAAATGGCCATGCTTGAGCCATCGGCATCAAACATTTCGTAGGCTTTCACATCGGGATGATAAACCGGTAAATCTGGGCGAGGTTTTAGGGTGACGCCATAGAGTTCTTTGAGTGTGTAGAACACGCCATCTTCGAGGACGCGGTTAAACTCAAAGTATGGGCGAATGCTATTACCATCAAGGGCGTATTTTTCTTGGCGGACTTTCTCGGCGTAGAATTCCCAGTCCCATGGCGCCAGTTCAAATTTGCCGCCAGTCTTGTCGATCATGGCTTGAATATCGGCCGCTTCTTTCTCTGTATTTGCGACTACGGCTGGCACCATAGAGCCAAACATGCTGTAAACCGCTTCTGGCGTTTTGGCCATTTGCGGCGCTAGGCGATAACTCGCCCAGTTTTCATAACCTAATAGCGTGGCGCGCTCAGCGCGCAGTTGTGCTAAACGAGATACCAGCGACGCCGTTTCGTTTTCACCACTTAAGCCACGGTTAGCCGAGGCTTCCCAAATCCGTTGGCGCAGTTCACGGTTTTCCAGTGACGCCAATACGGGCTGACGAGTGGTGTTGGTGATATTGATCAGATACTTGCCATCGTGACCTGCAGCTTTAGCATCGTTTGCGGCTGAAGTGATTTCGCTGTCAGTTAATCCCGCAAGCTCATTCTTTGATTCCACGATAACGGCGATTTCTTTAGTTAGGCGCAGTAAACGCTGGGAAAATTCGTTAGTCAGTGTCGATTGTTCTTCGTTAAGAGCACGGATCTTCACTTTCTGCTCATCGGTCAGCTTAGCGCCAGCCATGATAAAGCGTTGGTGATAGACCTCAACCAAACGCACGGCTTCTGGGGTTAAACCTAGATTAGCGCGGTCGTTATAAATGGCTTCGATACGGGCAAATAGCGCTGGGTTTAAGTTGATGTTGTCCGAGTGCGCCGCCATTTTTGGCGCCATTTCACCTTGAATTTTTCGCAGCTCTGGATTGCTGTTCGAACCCGCTAGATTATAAAACACACTCGATGCGCGGCTGAGCAGGGCACCGCTTTTTTCCATAGCCACAATGGTGTTATCAAAACTGGCCGCTGCGGGATTATTCGCAATCGCGAGGATTTCTTGATAGTGCTCGGCCATGCCTTGCTCTAGGGCAGGCGTAAAATGCTCATTCTTGATGAGGCTAAAGTCGGGCGCTTGATATTGCAGGCTACTGACTTGAAACAAGGGGTTTTGGACTTGTACCGACATGGCGTTAGGAGCTTTGCTTTCTGTGTTGCTACAACTTGCCATAAATCCGGCGGTGAGCGTGGCGCCGATGGCGATGGCAATAAAACGTTTACGCATAATTGAGTGACTTCCTTTGAATTGTTGTTTTTTTAGGACTGTAACGTTAGTAACTTAAATGGGACTGAAAATGGCTTGTTATGGGGCTGTATCTAAATAAAAAGGAGTCCCGTGTTGATGAGACTCCTTTGGCGATTTCCTTGCAGGGAAAATCGGTACCGCTTTATTACTGACTATTTAATCATGCGATGATGAAATGATTAATTAGCGAGTAAACTTGTGGTATTTATCAATACCAGAGCTTCTACCTGTGTTATGACATACTGCACAGGATTCAGTCGTTGGTTGTTTAAACCAATCTACCACGCTAGGAACGCTGATCTCACCACCGTTGCTCACCATGTGCGCTTTCGCAGAATCAATCGTATGGCAGGCATAGCAGTTTGCAGAAACAGGGCTAGTCATCTTGCTGCCGGGTTCTAAAATGTATTGATTTGGAATTTTATCTAAATCAATCGCTTTATCATGGCAGGCAACACAACTGGTGACAGGATTGATCGCCCCTGCACCGTTAGCCGCATTCGCTTGAGTTCCATCCGCTTTCATTTCACCGACTTTAGCGCCATTACCCCAGTGCCAGCTGTGAACCATTGGACCAAAACCTGCGCCTAAGGCGGCTGATGTCCGTGCCATGCCGTTGTCATGGCAA of the Shewanella baltica genome contains:
- a CDS encoding M3 family metallopeptidase, which translates into the protein MRKRFIAIAIGATLTAGFMASCSNTESKAPNAMSVQVQNPLFQVSSLQYQAPDFSLIKNEHFTPALEQGMAEHYQEILAIANNPAAASFDNTIVAMEKSGALLSRASSVFYNLAGSNSNPELRKIQGEMAPKMAAHSDNINLNPALFARIEAIYNDRANLGLTPEAVRLVEVYHQRFIMAGAKLTDEQKVKIRALNEEQSTLTNEFSQRLLRLTKEIAVIVESKNELAGLTDSEITSAANDAKAAGHDGKYLINITNTTRQPVLASLENRELRQRIWEASANRGLSGENETASLVSRLAQLRAERATLLGYENWASYRLAPQMAKTPEAVYSMFGSMVPAVVANTEKEAADIQAMIDKTGGKFELAPWDWEFYAEKVRQEKYALDGNSIRPYFEFNRVLEDGVFYTLKELYGVTLKPRPDLPVYHPDVKAYEMFDADGSSMAIFYADYFAREGKRGGAWMSSFVGQSFLEGTKPVVVNVMNIKKAPEGQPTFVSYNEVTTMFHEMGHGTHGMFSKVTYPSLAGTSVSRDFVEFPSTFEEDWAAHPKVLANYAKHYETGKPIPDELLQKLLKSGSFNQGFDTLEYMAAALVDMEWHSLSPDAPLQDVATFEANALKKHGLNISAVPPRYKSTYFAHAFPGGYSASYYAYMWSEILAADAFAYVQTQGGLNREIGMKYRKTIREVGNSIAPMEAYKNFRGQEPTTQGLLKRRGLDQTL